The bacterium DNA window TTGCGGGTTCCGCAACCTTGTTTTCATGTTTAACTAAAACGCAGATCAGAAAATTACCTTTTCGGGTATACACTATCCCTACATCGTGGCAAACATGCCTTTCTAAACCTGTTTTATGAGCAACAAATGTTCCGTCTTTGGGAAGCTTTCTGGGAATGCGGTCATTAACTTTCTGTTGTCCCAGCAAGAGAAGGCATTGTTTAGATATTGATTTATTCAAGAAATTATTACGATAAAGTCCTTCTAAAAGGAAGGCCATATCTTCGGCTGTTGTATAATTTTCTACACCCTCTTTCCTTTCCTTAAAATCCAACATCTTGCGTGCTAAATTAGTATTTTTTAAGCCTATTTTCTTAAAATAAGTATTGAGCGTATCAAAATCTATGTAATCTATAAGCAGGTTAGTTGCGGTATTATCGCTTTGCGTAATCATCGGCTCAAGTAATTCTTCTACTGTAAAAACAGAACCTACCGGCTTCTCGCCTAACGCTTTTGATCCTTCCACCTTTTCGGAAGCTTTAAGATATATAGTATCTTTCAAGCCGATCTTTTTTTCTACTACCGCGTAAAAACAAGAAAGCATAATAGGGATCTTAACCAAGCTTGCCGAAGGAACTAATTCATCTTTGTTAAAATCGATCTCCCAACCCATATCTAGATCTTTTATAACAACGCTAGGGTGGTTGCCGAAAATCTCGATTCTATTTTTGACTGCAATTTTAAGATTATCCCATGCAGCCTTTCTTTTCTCCAATAAAACCCGCTTCTCTTCTACTTTTTTGAAAATTTGATACCTAGAGTAAGAAAAATAAGTAACTGAGCCAAAAAAACATGCTAGCAAACATATAAGAATAATTCTTTTTATCATGGTTCAGTTAATAATTTTATTGGATATCCTAATTCAGTTTATTATAGAATTCTCTCCAAGGAAAATATTTACCGGGGCACTCAGTCTTAGCCCCGGAAACCTGGCCATGCCCCATGATATTATTCTTAGGAATTTTATAATATTTTCTTAAAATATTTACCAAATAAGCTAATGAAGCCATCTGTTTCTCGGAAACTCTTTCTTTATTAAAATCACCTACCAAACATATCCCTATTGATCGTTCATTCATATTGCCCGCGTTACAATGAGCGCCATTTTTCTGTTTAAGCCAACGCGGAGAAACTTCAATCTGTCCATCATCCTTACCTTGGCTTCCATTATTGATTACAAAATGATATCCTATGCTATCCCACCCTCTTCTTAAATGATAACGATCAAAAGAAAGAGAACTGCCACCATCGGTTGCACTATGGTGAATGATAATGTATTTCCATTTCCTTGAAGGATAAAGAGAAATCACCGGGATAATAGGAGCCGCGTTAGGAACTAAAAGATGTTGCCCTTTCTCTAAGGTTTGCGTCTTTAAATTATTGACAGATAATATGTCCTTTATGGGAACATTGTACATTTTACTAACCCGCCAGAGTGTCTCACCGGGTGCAACTATATGAGAGGTATCCTGCCTTAAAACTGAAATAGTGGTTTGCGGATATATTTCTTTTACAGGAGTTATATAAGGTTTAACAGGCGTGGTAGCACAAGAACTCAAGACGATCGTTAAACTTGCAATTAATGCTAGAGAAATTAACCTTTTCATTTCTTTGATATGAATAACGAAGCCTTCTTATTTAAAATATTTTTATAGTATGAAATTAAGCAACATCCCAATCAGTAACGCAACCACAATCATAATCGCCGTACTTTTGAGTGTATCTTTTATTCCCAATTCTCTGATTAAAACTACATAAGTGGCAATACAGGGAAAATAAACCGCTAATATCGTAGAGCCAACTACTAATTGCTTAGTGGTCAGATTAAGCGGCCCAAGCATGCCTACAGCAAGGTCTTTTCTTAAAAACCCAACTACTAAAGCAGAGATAGCTTCCTTAGGAAGCCCCCATAGCCCGGTCAGAACAGGAGTAAAGATATACGCAAAGAAATCTATTATTCTTAGCATGTAGAGAATGTTCACAAAAAGCACTCCCAAAAGCACAAAAGGCAGGGCCTCCTTTAAAAAACCGGATAAACGCATCCAAAGTTTCTTAACCACCGATTGGATTTGAGGTATCCGATAAGGAGGAATTTCAACTAATATTTCAGGGCTTACTCCTTTTAAAATCCTATTTAAAATTAAACCCTTAACTACTAACAGGACAAAAAGAGTAAAAAATATAATCGCTACGTATTTACCTCCTCTTTGCCCCACCAATCCCACAATCATGGCGATTTGCGCCATACAGGGAATACCAACTGCCATTAAAGTGATAGCGATAAATTTCTCACGCCTTTCTTCTAAAAGCCGAGTAGCTAAGATACCAGGAACTTTACAACCTAAACCTAAAATGAAAGGAATTATCGCATATCCGTGTAGACCTAAATGATGCATAAAATTATCTGTCAAAACCGCCAAGCGAGGAAGATATCCTAAATCCTCCAAAAATCCTAATACAAGATAAAAACTAAATATATAAGGCAACACCATGGCAATCGGGACATAGAGGCCTGTGGTTAAAAGACCAAAAGACTGGCCAAAATCTATTTTACTTTTTATAAAATTACCGATAAGGATATGATGTAAAAAACTCCCCTCAACCAAAAATGCACTTAATTTCATCAACAAAGACAACCATAATTTTGTAAATAAGGGCTCAAATATATGCCCAATTAGATTCTCCCCAACAAAACGAACTGCCCAAAAGGAACAATATATAATACCTAAGGCAATAGGCAACCCGGTGAGCGGTTTAATACTTAAATCTTCTAGTCTTTCTAACAAAGTGTGGTGGCGATGGGTTAATTTCTGAGCTTCTTCTAAAATCTCGCCTATTTTTTCCCATTTCTGGTTATCAGAAGAGGCAGATAAATCTCTTGCCTTTGTTTCTGGCAAACGATCGATTAGTTCTTTGATGCCCTCTCCGGTTAAACCGCAGGTAGGGATTACTGGCACCCCTAACTCTTCTTCTAATTTTTTAATATCAATATAAATCCCCC harbors:
- a CDS encoding serine hydrolase, which encodes MIKRIILICLLACFFGSVTYFSYSRYQIFKKVEEKRVLLEKRKAAWDNLKIAVKNRIEIFGNHPSVVIKDLDMGWEIDFNKDELVPSASLVKIPIMLSCFYAVVEKKIGLKDTIYLKASEKVEGSKALGEKPVGSVFTVEELLEPMITQSDNTATNLLIDYIDFDTLNTYFKKIGLKNTNLARKMLDFKERKEGVENYTTAEDMAFLLEGLYRNNFLNKSISKQCLLLLGQQKVNDRIPRKLPKDGTFVAHKTGLERHVCHDVGIVYTRKGNFLICVLVKHENKVAEPAKKFISDIALLTHNYYQGF
- a CDS encoding ferrous iron transporter B, giving the protein MKIEKILLIGNPNVGKSAIFSRLTGAKVIISNYPGTTVEFTQGKMKLGDETVMIIDVPGTYTLEPTCKAEDVACRMVKEGGLVINIIDATNLERNLHLTLQLLEKGMPLIVALNMWDDTKHRGIYIDIKKLEEELGVPVIPTCGLTGEGIKELIDRLPETKARDLSASSDNQKWEKIGEILEEAQKLTHRHHTLLERLEDLSIKPLTGLPIALGIIYCSFWAVRFVGENLIGHIFEPLFTKLWLSLLMKLSAFLVEGSFLHHILIGNFIKSKIDFGQSFGLLTTGLYVPIAMVLPYIFSFYLVLGFLEDLGYLPRLAVLTDNFMHHLGLHGYAIIPFILGLGCKVPGILATRLLEERREKFIAITLMAVGIPCMAQIAMIVGLVGQRGGKYVAIIFFTLFVLLVVKGLILNRILKGVSPEILVEIPPYRIPQIQSVVKKLWMRLSGFLKEALPFVLLGVLFVNILYMLRIIDFFAYIFTPVLTGLWGLPKEAISALVVGFLRKDLAVGMLGPLNLTTKQLVVGSTILAVYFPCIATYVVLIRELGIKDTLKSTAIMIVVALLIGMLLNFIL
- a CDS encoding N-acetylmuramoyl-L-alanine amidase; this encodes MKRLISLALIASLTIVLSSCATTPVKPYITPVKEIYPQTTISVLRQDTSHIVAPGETLWRVSKMYNVPIKDILSVNNLKTQTLEKGQHLLVPNAAPIIPVISLYPSRKWKYIIIHHSATDGGSSLSFDRYHLRRGWDSIGYHFVINNGSQGKDDGQIEVSPRWLKQKNGAHCNAGNMNERSIGICLVGDFNKERVSEKQMASLAYLVNILRKYYKIPKNNIMGHGQVSGAKTECPGKYFPWREFYNKLN